From the genome of Abyssicoccus albus, one region includes:
- a CDS encoding peptidoglycan D,D-transpeptidase FtsI family protein, whose protein sequence is MEKRFDRKTVQDKLKQSLNRRINIIFLIITALIMLLILKVGYLQLIKGETYAAQIAAVENVEINNSVPRGRIFDRNGVPLVTNSSQKSIMYTRDRVTSQSELLDISKKLTNYIKMPIDNITERDKKDFWIISNRDKVEERMQKELDLFKDGSLSQQEYDQALLKKITNKDLESISDDELQQLAIFRIINGASELAPVEVKGEDVTEEEYATVSQNLDELPGVSTSMDWDRVYPQGDVLKTIFGKVSSKEEGLPKDLLDYYMARGYERNDRVGKSFLEEQYELTLSGKKTKMRYVTDKSGKIKSTEVIEPGQRGDDLVLTIDIKFQKKLEEIVEKHLKKLQKMDEEWSEEPIMDRAFIVVQDPRNGDILAMVGKIIDEDGNVSDYAYGTYQTQYMLGSSVKGATVLTAYQNNDLKVGQEIVDEGLKFKGRTSLMTSFFNPTGSKYPMDDREALQRSSNIYMYKLGLKAMGLNYSYNMGLPLDVSEASEDFQKGFHQFGLGVETQIDLPNESKGYQPKLEGNFAAIQLLQATIGQHYSYTPMQATQYVSSIANDGYRLRPHIVKEVRSATNNDELGPIKRNVEGTILNRIDNSNKEFKQVQNGFLDVYNKLYGTGYEYFAHKLPVTAAGKTGTAQRYIGKKNGEDQFVYNLTNVGYAPAENPVISFASIVPDTPMKPDRTFLPSHEIEAEMITEYFKLNKHLLPENSKGFTGEDEQSVKDGNDQLETINQN, encoded by the coding sequence GTGGAAAAACGCTTTGATAGAAAAACCGTTCAAGATAAACTAAAACAATCGTTAAACCGTCGAATTAATATAATATTTTTAATTATTACTGCGCTCATTATGCTATTAATATTGAAAGTAGGTTATTTACAACTCATTAAAGGTGAAACATATGCTGCGCAAATTGCAGCAGTTGAAAATGTTGAAATTAATAACTCTGTGCCACGTGGACGAATATTTGATCGTAACGGTGTCCCACTTGTTACAAATAGCTCACAAAAGAGTATCATGTACACTCGAGATCGTGTTACAAGCCAATCCGAATTGTTAGATATTTCTAAGAAACTAACAAACTATATTAAAATGCCTATTGATAACATAACGGAAAGAGATAAAAAGGATTTTTGGATCATTAGTAACCGAGACAAAGTTGAAGAGAGAATGCAAAAAGAACTGGATCTGTTCAAAGATGGTAGTTTAAGTCAACAAGAGTATGATCAAGCATTATTGAAGAAGATTACAAATAAGGATTTAGAATCAATTTCTGATGATGAATTACAACAACTTGCTATCTTCCGAATTATCAATGGTGCGAGTGAACTTGCTCCAGTTGAAGTTAAAGGTGAAGATGTAACAGAAGAAGAATATGCAACTGTTTCTCAAAATTTAGATGAGCTTCCTGGTGTTTCCACATCAATGGACTGGGATAGAGTATACCCACAAGGAGATGTGTTAAAGACAATTTTTGGTAAAGTTTCATCTAAAGAAGAAGGTTTACCGAAAGATTTACTGGATTATTATATGGCACGTGGATATGAGCGTAATGATAGAGTGGGAAAAAGCTTTCTAGAAGAACAATATGAGTTAACACTTAGTGGTAAAAAGACAAAAATGAGATATGTTACCGATAAATCTGGGAAGATTAAATCAACAGAAGTGATTGAACCAGGGCAACGTGGAGATGATCTCGTTTTAACAATAGATATTAAGTTTCAGAAGAAATTAGAAGAAATAGTTGAAAAACATTTAAAGAAACTTCAAAAAATGGATGAAGAGTGGTCTGAAGAGCCAATTATGGACAGAGCATTTATTGTAGTTCAAGACCCTAGAAATGGTGATATATTAGCCATGGTTGGTAAAATAATAGATGAAGATGGTAACGTGTCAGATTATGCGTATGGTACGTATCAAACACAATATATGCTTGGATCTTCGGTAAAAGGTGCGACAGTACTCACTGCATACCAAAATAATGATTTAAAAGTTGGACAAGAAATTGTCGATGAAGGATTGAAGTTTAAAGGACGTACTTCGTTGATGACGTCATTCTTTAACCCTACAGGTAGTAAATACCCAATGGATGATCGAGAAGCATTACAAAGATCATCGAATATTTATATGTATAAATTGGGACTCAAAGCAATGGGGTTAAATTATAGTTACAATATGGGTTTGCCATTAGATGTATCTGAAGCAAGTGAAGATTTTCAAAAAGGATTCCATCAATTCGGATTAGGTGTCGAGACACAAATAGATTTACCTAATGAATCTAAAGGATATCAACCGAAATTGGAAGGAAACTTTGCAGCGATTCAACTATTACAAGCGACAATCGGGCAGCATTATTCGTATACACCAATGCAGGCTACACAATATGTTTCATCGATTGCAAATGATGGTTATCGGTTAAGACCGCATATTGTTAAAGAGGTTAGAAGTGCTACGAATAATGATGAACTAGGACCAATAAAAAGAAATGTAGAAGGTACTATATTAAATCGAATCGATAATTCAAATAAGGAATTTAAGCAAGTGCAAAATGGGTTTTTGGATGTTTATAATAAATTATACGGAACGGGTTATGAATATTTCGCACATAAACTTCCTGTTACTGCAGCAGGAAAAACAGGTACAGCACAAAGATATATTGGTAAAAAAAATGGAGAAGACCAATTTGTTTATAATTTAACAAATGTTGGGTACGCTCCAGCTGAAAATCCAGTGATTTCTTTTGCATCAATCGTACCTGATACACCTATGAAGCCAGATAGAACATTTCTACCGTCACATGAAATAGAAGCTGAAATGATTACAGAGTATTTCAAATTGAATAAACATCTGCTACCTGAGAATAGTAAAGGATTTACAGGTGAAGATGAACAAAGTGTGAAAGATGGTAATGATCAATTAGAAACTATTAATCAGAATTAA
- a CDS encoding superoxide dismutase, whose translation MAFELPKLQYDYNALEPTIDAKTMEIHHTKHHQGYVDKANAALEGTEFADKSVEEVLQNIDSIPADKKTAVTNNAGGHANHSLFWSIMTPGGSELTGELKEAIEAKFGSVDEFKTKFEEAAKTRFGSGWAWLVVNNGELEVTSTPNQDSPLMEGKTPILGLDVWEHAYYLNYQNKRPEYVSSFWNVVDFNKVSELYSQDK comes from the coding sequence ATGGCATTTGAATTACCGAAATTACAATATGATTATAACGCATTAGAACCAACGATTGATGCTAAAACGATGGAGATTCATCATACGAAACATCACCAAGGTTATGTTGATAAAGCAAATGCTGCTTTAGAAGGTACTGAATTTGCTGATAAATCTGTTGAAGAAGTTTTACAAAACATCGATTCAATTCCAGCTGATAAAAAGACTGCAGTAACAAATAATGCTGGTGGACATGCAAACCATTCATTATTCTGGTCTATCATGACACCAGGTGGTTCTGAATTAACTGGAGAATTAAAAGAAGCGATTGAAGCTAAATTTGGTTCTGTAGATGAATTCAAAACTAAATTTGAAGAAGCGGCTAAAACACGTTTTGGCTCAGGTTGGGCTTGGTTAGTTGTTAATAATGGTGAATTAGAAGTAACTTCTACGCCGAATCAAGACTCTCCTTTAATGGAAGGTAAAACACCAATTTTAGGTCTTGATGTTTGGGAGCATGCTTACTACTTAAATTACCAAAACAAACGTCCTGAGTATGTTTCATCATTTTGGAATGTTGTAGACTTTAATAAAGTTTCAGAATTATATTCTCAAGATAAATAA
- the ispG gene encoding flavodoxin-dependent (E)-4-hydroxy-3-methylbut-2-enyl-diphosphate synthase, which produces MIHRTKTRPVKVGNLTIGGNNEIVIQSMTTTKTHDVEATVAEIKRLEEAGCQIVRVACPKEEDALAIKEIKKQINIPLVVDIHFDYKLALLAIEGGADKIRINPGNIGRREKVEAVVEAAKAKGIPIRIGVNAGSLEKHIIKKYGYPTADGMVESALHHIKILEDLDFHDIIVSMKASDVNLALEAYTKAAQAFDYPLHLGITESGTLFAGTVKSAAGLGAIISLGIGNTLRISLSADPVEEVKVARELLKSFGLASNAATLIACPTCGRIEIDLISIANEVEEYISKLQVPLKVAVLGCAVNGPGEAREADIGIAGARGEGLLFMKGKTVRKVPEETMVDELKKEIDRLALEMEEERKAQ; this is translated from the coding sequence ATCATTCATCGTACAAAGACAAGACCTGTTAAGGTTGGAAATTTAACCATTGGTGGCAACAACGAGATTGTAATTCAAAGTATGACTACAACAAAAACACATGATGTAGAAGCAACGGTCGCTGAAATCAAAAGATTAGAAGAAGCAGGTTGTCAGATCGTGCGTGTTGCTTGTCCTAAAGAAGAAGATGCATTAGCTATCAAAGAGATTAAAAAACAAATCAATATACCACTTGTTGTCGATATACACTTCGATTATAAATTAGCATTGCTTGCGATTGAAGGCGGTGCTGATAAAATCCGTATTAATCCTGGTAATATTGGCCGTCGTGAAAAGGTCGAAGCAGTTGTTGAAGCTGCTAAAGCAAAAGGTATTCCAATTAGAATTGGTGTAAATGCTGGTTCTTTAGAAAAACATATCATCAAAAAATATGGTTACCCTACTGCTGATGGTATGGTTGAAAGTGCATTACATCATATAAAGATTCTTGAGGATTTAGACTTTCATGATATTATCGTTTCTATGAAAGCAAGTGATGTCAATTTAGCACTTGAAGCGTATACTAAAGCTGCACAAGCATTCGATTATCCATTGCACTTAGGTATTACAGAAAGTGGTACTTTATTTGCAGGAACTGTTAAATCAGCTGCGGGATTAGGTGCAATCATTAGTTTAGGTATTGGAAATACATTGCGTATATCTTTATCAGCTGATCCTGTTGAAGAAGTTAAAGTTGCTCGTGAACTGTTGAAGTCTTTCGGTTTAGCAAGTAATGCCGCAACGTTAATTGCGTGTCCGACGTGTGGCCGTATTGAGATTGATTTAATCAGTATTGCAAATGAAGTTGAGGAATATATTTCTAAATTGCAAGTTCCTTTAAAAGTTGCTGTATTAGGTTGTGCCGTAAATGGTCCTGGTGAAGCTCGTGAAGCGGATATCGGAATTGCTGGTGCTCGTGGAGAAGGATTACTCTTCATGAAAGGTAAGACGGTTCGTAAAGTACCAGAAGAAACAATGGTTGACGAATTAAAGAAAGAAATCGATCGACTTGCACTAGAAATGGAAGAAGAACGTAAAGCTCAATAA
- a CDS encoding Fur family transcriptional regulator yields MQVEAAIKLLKDEGYKYTDKRKDIISFFNAHDKYISAKDLQLHLDKKYPGISFDTIYRNLYLFHDLNIIEQTEFNGEMKYRISCSDHHHHHFICTECGKTKVIHFCPMDEWQKELPDVEIDSHKIELFGKCKNCNA; encoded by the coding sequence GTGCAAGTAGAAGCAGCAATTAAATTATTGAAAGATGAAGGATACAAATATACGGATAAAAGAAAAGACATTATTTCTTTTTTCAACGCCCATGATAAATATATTAGTGCGAAAGACTTACAGTTGCATTTAGATAAAAAGTATCCAGGGATTAGCTTTGATACAATTTATAGAAACTTATACCTATTTCATGATTTAAATATTATCGAACAAACAGAATTTAATGGTGAAATGAAATATCGCATTTCATGTAGTGACCATCATCACCATCACTTCATATGTACTGAATGTGGTAAAACAAAAGTGATACATTTCTGCCCAATGGATGAATGGCAAAAAGAATTGCCTGATGTTGAAATTGATTCACATAAAATTGAATTGTTTGGTAAATGTAAAAATTGCAATGCCTAA
- a CDS encoding metal ABC transporter permease, giving the protein MIEAAFEYSFIRYALISGLIVGFIAPLIGTFIVVRRLSLIADALSHISLGGIAFGMYLTSITSISILTPINMGIVFCVIGALLIEKLRTLYKAFEDLAIPIIMSLGIGLSVVFISLADGFNQDLFGYLFGSISAVTWSDMIFIIIVLLIVIIFITLFFKELFLLSFDHEYSRVVNIPQWIHTLFMLVVAIVIVASMRIVGTLLVSALITIPVAIGLRVTKGFKQLMIVSIIVGEIGVMIGMFTAFYLDISPGGTIVLTLILMLLFTFLWNMIQKRGVTRASRSSN; this is encoded by the coding sequence ATGATTGAAGCAGCCTTTGAATATTCCTTTATCCGTTATGCCTTAATATCAGGATTAATCGTCGGTTTTATTGCACCGTTGATTGGAACATTTATCGTCGTACGTCGCCTATCATTAATTGCTGATGCATTAAGTCATATATCTCTTGGTGGTATTGCATTTGGTATGTATTTAACTTCAATAACATCGATATCTATTTTAACTCCAATCAATATGGGGATTGTATTTTGTGTTATTGGAGCACTACTCATTGAGAAATTAAGAACATTGTATAAAGCATTTGAAGATTTAGCGATACCAATTATTATGTCATTAGGGATTGGCTTAAGTGTTGTATTTATCTCATTAGCTGATGGCTTTAACCAAGACTTATTTGGCTATTTATTTGGTTCAATCAGTGCGGTGACATGGTCTGATATGATATTTATTATCATCGTTTTATTGATTGTGATTATATTCATAACTTTATTTTTTAAGGAGCTATTCTTGTTAAGTTTTGATCATGAATATAGTAGAGTGGTCAATATCCCTCAATGGATACACACATTGTTTATGCTTGTCGTTGCTATTGTTATAGTAGCGAGCATGAGAATTGTTGGGACATTACTTGTGTCAGCCCTTATTACGATACCAGTCGCGATAGGGTTAAGAGTAACGAAAGGATTTAAGCAATTAATGATTGTCAGTATAATTGTGGGTGAAATAGGAGTTATGATTGGAATGTTCACGGCATTTTATCTCGATATTTCTCCAGGAGGTACAATTGTATTAACACTTATATTAATGCTTCTATTTACATTCCTATGGAATATGATTCAGAAACGAGGTGTAACACGTGCAAGTAGAAGCAGCAATTAA
- a CDS encoding metal ABC transporter ATP-binding protein, with protein MNDVSYQYENKKALEHINLKIFQGEFMAIVGPNGSGKSTLLKLILGLLEVQHGEILIDGKKVNHFKHWEKIGYVSQKSNAFNHGFPATVEEVVLSGLTKSKKIYQRFNKKDKQLVKDILKEVNLEGFEDRNINELSGGQQQRVFIARTLVADPKVLVLDEPTVGIDASQIAHFYDILNRLKRSQLTILLVSHDIGIVAEQADKVACINKHLHFHGTNDEFKQLNEVDLSKIYGHPVKFVDHDHERECCK; from the coding sequence ATGAATGACGTCAGTTATCAATATGAAAATAAAAAAGCACTAGAGCATATTAACTTAAAAATTTTTCAAGGTGAATTTATGGCCATTGTTGGTCCTAACGGTTCTGGAAAATCAACATTATTGAAATTAATTTTAGGACTTCTTGAAGTGCAACATGGTGAAATTTTAATCGATGGTAAGAAAGTCAATCACTTTAAACATTGGGAAAAAATTGGTTACGTATCTCAGAAGTCTAATGCATTCAATCATGGATTTCCAGCGACTGTTGAAGAAGTCGTTTTAAGTGGTTTGACTAAAAGTAAAAAAATTTATCAGAGATTTAATAAAAAGGATAAACAACTTGTTAAAGATATATTAAAAGAAGTGAATTTAGAAGGCTTCGAAGATCGCAATATTAACGAACTTTCAGGAGGTCAGCAACAACGTGTATTCATCGCAAGGACACTTGTTGCTGACCCTAAAGTATTAGTCCTTGATGAACCGACGGTAGGGATAGATGCTTCTCAAATTGCTCATTTCTATGATATTTTGAATCGTTTAAAACGAAGTCAATTAACGATACTATTAGTTAGTCATGATATTGGAATTGTGGCAGAACAAGCTGATAAAGTGGCTTGTATTAACAAACATCTTCATTTCCATGGGACAAATGATGAATTCAAACAGCTTAATGAAGTTGACTTGAGTAAGATTTATGGTCATCCAGTCAAATTTGTCGATCATGACCATGAAAGGGAGTGTTGCAAATGA
- a CDS encoding deoxyribonuclease IV, translating into MLLGSHVSMSGKKMLLQSSVDAASYGATTMMIYTGAPQNTRRKPIEELNIEAGQEHMKANNISNLVVHAPYIINIANTTKPATFELGVEFLQNEIIRTEALGAKQIVLHPGAHVGAGSDAGIQKIIEGLNEVLTNDHDVQIALETMAGKGSECGRTFEELAQIIDGVTHNERLSVCFDTCHTHDAGYDIVNDFDGVLEEFDRIIGVERIKVVHVNDSKNVCGAQKDRHENIGFGEIGFDALNYIVHHDQFKDIPKILETPFVGVDKKSKKPPYKLEIEMLRAGQFNPELQNTLLSE; encoded by the coding sequence ATGCTATTAGGATCACATGTTTCAATGAGTGGTAAGAAAATGTTATTACAATCAAGTGTTGATGCGGCAAGTTATGGTGCGACAACAATGATGATTTATACAGGAGCTCCACAAAATACGCGACGTAAACCGATCGAGGAATTGAATATTGAAGCGGGTCAAGAACATATGAAAGCGAATAATATTTCAAATTTAGTCGTTCACGCACCGTACATTATCAATATCGCGAATACAACAAAGCCGGCAACATTCGAACTTGGTGTAGAGTTTTTACAAAACGAAATCATCCGCACTGAAGCTCTTGGTGCTAAACAAATTGTATTGCATCCAGGAGCACATGTTGGTGCAGGAAGTGACGCTGGGATTCAAAAGATTATAGAAGGATTAAATGAAGTTCTAACAAATGATCATGACGTTCAGATTGCTCTAGAAACGATGGCTGGAAAAGGCAGTGAATGTGGTCGAACATTTGAGGAACTCGCTCAAATTATCGATGGCGTAACACATAACGAACGATTGTCTGTATGTTTTGATACATGTCATACACACGATGCAGGGTATGATATTGTTAATGATTTTGATGGTGTTTTAGAAGAATTTGATCGAATTATTGGAGTAGAACGTATTAAAGTTGTACATGTGAATGATTCAAAAAATGTTTGTGGCGCGCAAAAAGACAGACATGAAAATATTGGGTTTGGAGAAATTGGCTTTGATGCGTTGAATTATATAGTCCATCATGATCAGTTTAAAGATATTCCAAAAATACTTGAGACACCATTTGTTGGTGTTGATAAGAAAAGTAAAAAGCCACCATATAAATTAGAAATTGAAATGTTACGTGCAGGACAATTTAACCCAGAATTGCAAAATACTTTATTATCTGAATAG
- a CDS encoding DEAD/DEAH box helicase — protein MTNEKHSFEHLGLNESLLNAITDLNFKKPTEIQQRVIPKVLANKNLVAQSQTGTGKSHSYLLPIIEKVDALSTDVEAIILTPTRELARQVFDMTNHLIRFDKDVTAGIYIGGTDFFKDANKKIPNIVIGTPTRIKELNREGKLNINVANTIVLDEADLMIDLGFMEDVDQLVSHVKKDAQLLVFSATIPKGLHPFLNKYISNPEFVEIEPQSKTSKNIEHLLIPTRSMSKEDKLIEITKTINPYLAILFANSREACDEYYQYLLNAGVNVGIIHGGLSPRERKQQITKIKNLDYVYVVASDLASRGLDFDGVSHVINIDIPNDLEFFVHRVGRTGRGDYKGVAITMYTPDDERAIDLIEERGIKFNHVDIMKGEIKPIKPRTERKNRAKNQMTIDKNLKHKVKSSKKVKPGYKKKFKRKLDDLKKQEMKRYGKVQKRKK, from the coding sequence ATGACAAACGAAAAACATTCATTTGAGCACTTAGGGCTTAATGAATCATTACTTAATGCCATTACAGATTTAAACTTCAAAAAGCCAACAGAAATTCAACAACGTGTCATTCCAAAAGTATTAGCAAATAAAAATTTAGTTGCTCAATCTCAAACAGGGACAGGTAAATCTCATAGTTATCTATTACCGATTATCGAAAAAGTTGACGCTCTTTCTACAGATGTCGAAGCAATTATTTTAACGCCTACACGTGAACTTGCTCGACAAGTTTTTGATATGACGAATCACTTAATCCGATTTGATAAAGACGTAACAGCAGGTATTTACATCGGCGGTACAGACTTCTTTAAAGATGCGAATAAAAAAATTCCGAATATTGTTATTGGTACGCCTACAAGAATTAAAGAGTTAAATCGTGAAGGTAAGTTAAATATAAATGTTGCCAATACAATCGTACTGGATGAAGCAGATTTAATGATTGATCTCGGATTTATGGAAGATGTTGACCAACTTGTTAGTCACGTTAAAAAAGATGCGCAATTATTAGTATTCAGTGCGACAATTCCAAAGGGTTTACATCCATTTTTGAATAAATATATTTCTAATCCAGAATTTGTGGAGATTGAGCCTCAGTCAAAAACGAGTAAAAACATCGAACATTTGTTAATTCCAACACGATCGATGTCAAAAGAAGATAAGTTGATTGAAATTACAAAGACAATTAATCCATATTTAGCAATTTTATTTGCTAATTCTCGTGAAGCATGTGATGAATATTATCAATATTTATTAAATGCTGGAGTGAATGTAGGAATTATCCACGGTGGTTTAAGCCCAAGAGAGCGTAAGCAACAGATTACAAAAATTAAAAACTTAGACTATGTCTATGTCGTAGCGAGTGATTTGGCAAGTCGAGGATTAGACTTTGACGGTGTGTCACATGTCATAAACATTGATATACCGAATGATTTAGAGTTTTTCGTTCATCGCGTGGGAAGAACTGGACGCGGGGATTATAAGGGTGTTGCCATTACGATGTATACACCAGATGATGAACGCGCGATTGATTTAATCGAAGAGCGAGGGATTAAATTTAATCACGTTGACATTATGAAAGGTGAAATCAAGCCAATCAAACCGAGAACTGAGCGTAAAAACCGTGCAAAGAATCAAATGACTATTGATAAAAACTTAAAACATAAAGTCAAATCATCGAAAAAAGTTAAACCAGGATATAAAAAGAAATTCAAACGTAAACTGGATGATTTGAAGAAGCAAGAAATGAAACGATATGGAAAAGTTCAAAAGAGAAAGAAATAA
- a CDS encoding 4-hydroxy-3-methylbut-2-enyl diphosphate reductase, which translates to MDIIKITPRGYCYGVVDAMVIARNASLDKSLPRPIYILGMIVHNKHVTDAFEEDGIYTLDGPNRLEILEQIEEGTVIFTAHGVSPEVKKRAKEKGLTCIDATCPDVEVTHELIRNKKAKGYHVIYIGKKGHPEPEGAVGVAPDIVHLVENLEDVEQLPKELVNEKLIVTNQTTMSQWDVSHLMDRLKERYPHIEVHKEICLATQVRQEAVAEQAQQAELLIVVGDPKSNNSNRLAQVSKEIAHTNAYRIADISELDTTWFEGIESVAITAGASTPTPIVKEVIDYIKKYDEENKQPIGPSQVPMNKILPKIKNPKPVKIMD; encoded by the coding sequence ATGGATATTATAAAAATAACTCCCCGTGGATATTGTTATGGCGTGGTCGATGCAATGGTGATTGCTCGTAATGCATCACTCGACAAATCACTTCCAAGACCAATTTATATACTTGGAATGATTGTGCATAATAAGCATGTTACGGATGCGTTCGAAGAAGATGGTATTTATACATTAGACGGTCCAAATAGATTAGAAATCTTAGAACAAATTGAGGAAGGCACTGTTATTTTCACAGCACATGGTGTTTCACCAGAGGTGAAAAAACGTGCTAAAGAAAAAGGACTAACTTGCATCGATGCAACATGTCCAGATGTTGAAGTCACACACGAACTGATTCGTAATAAAAAAGCAAAAGGCTATCATGTTATTTACATTGGTAAAAAAGGACACCCAGAACCAGAAGGCGCCGTAGGTGTCGCACCGGATATCGTCCATTTAGTAGAGAATCTTGAAGATGTCGAACAATTACCAAAAGAATTAGTGAATGAAAAACTTATCGTTACGAATCAAACAACAATGAGTCAATGGGATGTATCTCACTTAATGGATCGATTGAAAGAGCGTTATCCTCATATTGAAGTGCATAAAGAAATATGCCTAGCAACGCAGGTACGACAAGAAGCAGTTGCAGAACAAGCACAACAAGCCGAATTATTAATCGTCGTTGGTGACCCTAAGAGTAATAACTCTAACCGTCTAGCACAAGTGTCTAAAGAAATTGCACATACGAATGCATATCGAATTGCAGACATTAGCGAACTTGATACAACTTGGTTTGAAGGCATTGAATCAGTTGCCATTACAGCCGGAGCCTCAACACCAACACCGATCGTTAAGGAAGTGATCGATTATATTAAGAAGTATGATGAAGAGAACAAACAACCCATTGGACCTAGCCAAGTTCCGATGAATAAAATACTACCTAAAATTAAAAATCCTAAGCCTGTTAAGATCATGGATTAG
- a CDS encoding Nif3-like dinuclear metal center hexameric protein: MKINKLLTVLNDIAPFETAESWDNVGLIVGDSNEEVKGITVTLDVTLEVIDEVVEQGHNTIIAHHPILFSKRQNITNDYESQIIKKLIKHDIQLIALHTNLDKFNQGVSHMMMKQLNIDSTEVLSKETKDYYKLRIFVPNESVRDVESKLSSYGIGSQGNYDECFYKLQGEGQFRPTAEANPHIGKAGELTTVNEVVIETMVNDIPKEKIEAIVHEIHPYEEPVFDLYRLNKQEDYGIGIIHEFENGKGIEEFVQDVKIAFNLPFIDVVASSNSVKKIALIGGSGSPYFDVCRQNGVDTLLTGDIKYHEAQYAEQIGLNVLDIKHYSESFFKGYFKTYLEEQLTRLDKYDQSNHFIEIKESLINTNPFKVL; encoded by the coding sequence ATGAAAATCAATAAATTGTTAACTGTATTAAATGATATTGCTCCATTTGAAACGGCTGAGTCTTGGGATAATGTTGGTTTAATTGTAGGTGATTCTAATGAAGAAGTTAAAGGGATTACTGTGACGCTTGATGTGACATTAGAAGTCATTGATGAAGTTGTCGAGCAAGGTCATAATACTATCATAGCCCATCATCCGATCTTGTTTTCAAAGCGACAAAATATTACCAATGACTATGAATCTCAAATAATTAAAAAATTAATTAAACATGACATTCAATTGATAGCACTTCATACAAACTTAGATAAGTTTAATCAAGGTGTCAGTCATATGATGATGAAGCAATTAAATATTGATTCAACAGAAGTATTGTCTAAAGAGACAAAAGATTATTATAAGCTAAGAATATTTGTACCGAATGAATCTGTTCGCGATGTCGAATCAAAACTTTCATCTTATGGTATTGGATCACAAGGTAATTATGATGAGTGCTTTTACAAGTTGCAAGGTGAAGGGCAGTTTAGACCAACGGCTGAAGCGAATCCTCATATTGGGAAGGCTGGGGAATTAACGACTGTTAATGAAGTCGTGATTGAAACAATGGTAAATGATATTCCTAAAGAGAAAATTGAAGCGATAGTGCATGAGATACACCCTTACGAGGAACCTGTCTTTGATCTTTACAGATTAAATAAGCAAGAAGATTATGGAATCGGTATAATTCATGAATTTGAAAATGGAAAAGGTATTGAAGAATTTGTTCAAGATGTGAAGATTGCCTTTAATCTTCCATTCATTGATGTTGTTGCATCATCTAATAGTGTAAAGAAAATTGCTTTAATCGGTGGAAGTGGTTCACCATATTTTGATGTGTGTAGACAGAACGGAGTCGATACGTTATTGACAGGAGATATAAAGTATCATGAGGCACAATATGCTGAGCAAATTGGTTTAAATGTATTAGATATTAAACATTACAGTGAATCATTTTTTAAAGGATATTTCAAAACTTATTTAGAAGAACAATTAACTCGATTAGATAAATACGATCAATCCAATCATTTTATAGAAATTAAAGAAAGTTTAATTAATACAAATCCTTTTAAAGTACTATAA